The nucleotide sequence TGAAGTATTCTGCGGAATTGCCGCAGTTGATATGTATATTGGCGCAACCCAGATCCCCGATTATGATCCGGCGAATACTCAATATCCAGGGAGATTTAAATATGGAGGCGGGCACTTAATTGAAGACCTGGTTGCAGGAAAAAGAATAAAAATAAAGGCGGTCTCTTACGGTACTGACTGCTATCCGCGAAAAGAATTAAAGGGTGAATTCACAATTAGAGAAATAAATAATGCAATTCTCTTCAACCCCAGGAACTGTTATCAGAATTATAATGTGGCAGTGAATTTGGGAAAAGAAAAAATCTATACATACATGGGAATATTAAAACCGAACCTCGGGAATGCCAACTATTGTTCAGCCGGACAACTTTCACCCTTGCTCAATGATCCTGAGTATCTGACCATCGGTATTGGAACTCGTATCTTTCTGGGTGGTGGTATCGGTTATATCGTTGGGCATGGCACCCAGCATGACCCTTCGGTTCCTAAGAATGAAAAGGGTGTACCCAAAAGTGGCTCAGGCACGCTTGCGGTCATCGGTGATTTAAAGCAGATGAAACCCGAGTGGTTAAGGGGGACATCAATTACCGGTTATGGGGTAAGCCTCACAGTAGGCATCGGTATTCCCATTCCCATCCTTGATGAGGATATTTTACGATATACCTGCGTGACCGATCACGATATAATTGCCCCGATCGTTGATTATTCGTATGATTATCCCAACTTAACCGGCCGGATAATCGGTGAGATTGACTACGCCTCTTTAAAATCTGGAAAAATTAAGATCGGCAATAAACTTGTCCCAACCTTTCCTTTATCCAGTTATCCACGAGCACGGCAGATTTGTAGCATTCTCAAGTCATGGATTAAATCAGGTAAGTTCTATCTTACCCAGCCTGTGGCGCGCCTTCCTGGCCACGAGTCAGGCATAAAATTCCGACCATTCAGGGGAAGATATCGTTAAAAAGGAGGAAAGAATGCAGGTGACAAAAAAAGTCGTGCTCCATTTTCCGGAAAGTCTGGTGGAGAAGCCTGTTACTTATGAGCTTGTTAAAAAATATGATATCATTTTTAACATCCTCAAGGCAAAGATCGCAATTGACGGCGGTGAGGGATTGCTTTTACTGGAATTGGCCGGAAGCGAAGAAAATTTAAATAAGGGATTGAAGTACCTGAGAGAGCTCGGCATAAAAATTGAATCTCTAAGCAAAGATATCATTTGGTTTAAGGATAACTGTATAATGTGCGGTATCTGTTCCAGTATCTGCCCCAGTCATGCTTTTCACATTCGGCAGCCGGAGATGGAAGTAGTGTTTGAACCCGAAAAATGCATTGGTTGCGAAGAGTGTTTAAAGGTCTGCCCTTATAATGCGATAAGGCTAAAATTGATTTAATGAAGACCAATCTTTACATTCCACGTTCTTATAGGAATGAATGTGCGAACTCCCGATTTATCCAGTTTACCGTCCGGCAAAAGGAGAGCGACCTATTCATCTCAGCACACCGGGATTTAACCTCACAGGCAGAATCTGTGTTGACTGTATTGCGCCAGCAATTGGAAGAGTATATTGAATATGACCAAGAATTTCTGTTTTCATTAAAACCAGTTGCAGTCTCGACCGGCGCACCTGCGATTATCAAGGAGATGGCCCGGGCTGCCCGCTTGGCGAATGTGGGACCGATGGCAGCGGTCGCGGGTGCACTCAGTGAGTACATCGGTCGATATCTAAATCAGTTTTCCACTGAAGTTATTGTGGAAAATGGTGGAGATATTTTTATGATAACTAAAAAGCCGGTAACGGTTGCGATCTACGCAGGCCACTCCCCTCTGTCGATGAGATTGGGAATAGAATTAAAACCATATCCCAGAGGGTTGGGGATTGCAACATCATCAGGAACGGTTGGACACTCCTTGAGTTTGGGCAGTGCCGATGCCGTGACAGTGCTTGCAAAAAGCGCTGCGCTCGCAGATGCCGCTGCCACCGCGATTGGGAATATGGTGCGGAGCGAAAGAGATATTCCAGCGGCACTGGATACAGTCCGGAAAATTCGGGGTATCATTGGATTGGTTGTGATAATAGGAGAGCGAATTGGGGTGGTGGGTAAGGATTTGAAAATAGTTCCTTTCGCCTATTGACAAGAGTAAAATTATGGATATAATATTTATAGCTTTGACCGTAGAGGTTGCCCTTATGAATCTGTAGGGCGATGAAGGCTGAAAGGAGGAAATTTGGTCTACGGAAAAGTGAAATGGTTCGACGGTAAGAAGGGTTATGGGTTCATTGAGAAAGAAGACGGAACCGGTGATGTATTTGTCCATTATCAAGATATAGTGGGCGAAGGTTATCGGGTCCTTAGAGAAGGTGAACGAGTTAAGTTCGAAATAACCCAGACTCCGAAAGGAGACAAGGCAATTAAAGTCGAACGCGCAAAAAACGAATAAGGAACTCATAAAACCTGAAGCAGAGCCTGGATAAAACCAGGCTCTGCTTTTTAATAGAAATATGGAAAAAAGGCTGAACGAAATAAAAGAACTTTGGAAAAAAAGTATTAACCTGGAACTCCAGGGAAAGTATAAGGAGGCGGTAGGATTATTAGAAAAAGCGGTAAAATTAAATCCCAATGATGGCAATCTTTATAATCGCTTGGGCGATTTATACCTGAAACTAAGCAGAGTAAAAGAAGCAATAAATGCCTATCAAAATGGAATAAAGGCATTCCGGGCCGAAAATTTTTTGAGAAATGCCCTTGCTCTTTGTAAAAAAATCTTACGCTATGACCCCAGTAATACCGAAATCAATTTCACCATTGCCGAATTGCTCATTGATCTTGATGAGAAGAGTGATGCGGCGATGTATCTATTCTCATATATTGAAAGACAGATGGCTGCGGGCAATAAAAAAGAAGTCACCCGCGCTATGGAACTTTTGAAGAATCTCAAGTTGAGCGAGTCACCCGTCGTCAATAAACTCCAGGCAATGGCTGATAAAATAGAGGAAAAGAAAAAAGCCGAAGAATCACCGCCCTCACCACCTTCCCTTGCCGAGAAGATCACCGAAATGGACATTGCGGAATTGGAAATTCAACCCGTGCCCACCGGGGAAGATTTTAAAAACAGTGTTTTATCTTCGGACTCGACAAAAGTCATAGAACAGAATATCATCCCACGCTTAGAGAATTTAACCGAAGAGATTGAACGGGTTGCGCTTGAATTGCGCCGGGCAATGAGAATTGACGAGGTGGTAGTTGCCCTTGATAAATCTTTAAATATCTTTTCCCAGCAACAAAAAGAAGCTATACACTTATTGTGCAAAACTTTAAATGATGATTTGGTCAATCTAAGAAAAACGATAGCAGAACTGCTTGCCGGAACTAGGATTAATATCGACAAATTAGAGGATATCTTCGGCAATCTAAGAAATACCTTAAACGATATCAATCACCACCAGCGTTTGTTAATTGAAGAGTTGGGACGGGGTTTTGACGATGTCGGCGGGCGGATTGAATCTGCACTTCTAAAGATGCTAGAAGATCTCCGAAATTTTACCGAGGCTTATGAAAAAGCAAACCAAGAAATCTATGCAAAGGTGGCGGAAAATTCTCAACTAACAAATGCGGTCTTAAAAATGAGTGGCGAAACCAAAATCGGTATTCAGACCATCAACGAAAGTCTTTTAAAATTTTTTCTCAGCCAGGACGCACAGATTAAAAAATTAAATAAGTTTGTTTTTCTCATTGCTGCAATTTTAGCCGGTGTGGTTATTTTACTTTTGCTCAACCTCTTTTTAAAATAATTTTTCTCATCCCGGACTTATTGACTTACACCACAGAACTAAGTATAATACTTTATGAAAATACTCGTAACAGGAGGTGCCGGTTTCATTGGTTCCCATATCGTCGATGCCTATCTCAAGGCAGGGCACCAGGTAGTTATCGTTGATGATCTTTCCACCGGTGATATCAAAAATGTCAATCCCGCAGCAATTTTTATAAAACAGGACATTACTGCTGGGGATATGGAAAAAATCTTTAAAGAATTCCAGTTTGATGTAGTAAACCACCATGCCGCCCAGATAAACGTTCGCTATTCTTTAGAAGATCCAATCTTTGATGCCCGGGTGAATATAATCGGCTCCTTAAACCTGCTCAAGCTTTGTGCTGAGTATAAAGTAAAAAGATTTATTTTTGCCTCCAGCGGCGGTGCGATATACGGAGAGCCTAAAAATTTTCCCATCACCGAAGATTTTCCACCAGATCCCCTATCGCCTTATGGAGTAGCCAAACTCACGGTTGAAAATTATATAAAAATTTTTGCCCGATTATACAATTTTGATTATGTAATTCTTCGCTACAGCAATGTCTATGGTCCGCGTCAGATATCCAAGAGCGAAGCAGGTGTCATCTCCATTTTTATCAATAATATTCTTGAAGATAAAATATGCTTTGTCAATGGTGACGGCAATCAAATAAGGGACTATGTTTATGTGCAGGATGTGGTCCGGGCAAACTTGCTCGCTCTCAGTGCTCCTTCGGATTGCTTTAATATTGGAACAGGCATTGAGACGAGTGTCAATGACCTGCTTAAAATCTTGGGCGAAATACTGAATGGTGAGATTAAACATCAGCATCGTGATCCAATACCAGGTGAGGTGTTTAAAAATGTCCTGGACGCCTCCAAGGCAAAAAGATATCTTAACTGGACGCCGGAAGTACCTCTGAAAAGGGGGATTGAACTCACCTACCATTATTTTTATAATGAGCATCAGAAAAAGTTATCTTGAACCCGAAATTCTTTCTCGCCTTTCAAATCTTGATTTGAAAGCGAGGTTGGTAGTGGAGGGTTTTTTAACCGGCTTGCACCATAGCCCCTATAAAGGTTTTTCTCAGGAATTCACCGATTACCGCCCCTATATTCCGGGTGATGAAACAAAACTTATTGACTGGAAAATCTTTGCCCGTCAAGACCGGTTTTATGTGAAAGAATATCAAGAGGAGACGAATCTGCGGGCTTATATCCTTTTGGATAAGAGTGGCTCCATGGGCTACGGAAAAAAGATCACAAAACTTGAATATGCTAAATTCCTCGGAGCCTGCCTTGCATATCTCCTATTCAAACAGCGTGATGGGGTAGGCGTAATGACCTTTGACACCGTGATTCGTGATTTTATCCCTCCTTCTGCTAAGAAACAGAATTTCACAAAACTGCTGGAAATAATTGAGAAAGTAAATTGTGGGAATGAAACTGCCCTCGGACCAGTATTATTTGAACTAGGCCAGAAGATCAAAAAACGGGCACTGGTGATACTTCTTTCCGATTTATTAGATGAACCTTCCCGGGTTTTGAAATCATTGAGATCATTCCGTGCACGAAAGCATGAAATAATCGTCTTCCACATTCTGGATCCCGATGAATACACCTTCCCTTTCCAGGAGCCTGCTCTTTTCCAGGACTTAGAAACAAAAGAACATTTTGTAGTGGAGCCACGGGCGATAAAAAATTCTTACACGAAAAAATTTAGGGAATTTTTAAATTACTACCAACAGGGAATGCGGGAGGCTCATATCGATTATGAATTAATATTAACTTCCGAAAAATACGACCGCGCATTATTTTATTATCTCCAAAAGCGAGAAAGACTGCCATGAAATTCCTAAATCCCAATTATCTGTGGGGTCTGGTTTTGGTCCTTGCTCCAATCATCATTCACCTCATCTTTAAAAAAAATTTGAAAAGAATACCATTCTCTTCACTTTGGCTATTGAAGAGCGCCGATATCAACCGCCTGAAATGGTTGCGGCTCAAAGAATTGATAATTTTGATTGCCCGATCTGTGTTAGTGGCGGGAATCTTTCTCGCCCTGGCGCACCCCCAATATGAAGGCAGATCATTCCCATCGAATAAACTCGCTGCGGTCTACCTGGTAGTAGATAACTCATTGAGTATGCATTATGGAGATAACTTTGAGAATGCCTTAAAACAGGCCAAAAGGTGGATCAAAAATTACTCTTCAAAAAGTCTTTTTTATGTAACACCCCTTTGTCCGGATGAAGGGAATAATTTTTTCTGGATGAATCAACAGACTGCCTTAAAAAGGCTTGAGGATATAAAATTAAGTTTTAAAACCGGCTTTCTCAAAATCCATTATAAAGATTTTCTTAATAAGCCGGCACCCTTCCCTAAGGAGTTTATCTACATCGGCGATGGCCAGCAGATAAATTTTAAGGATTTGACTTCTTTAAAAGATTTTTACTGGCTGCCTGTTCCTCTGGGTAGCAATGTGGCAATAGAACAGGTACGCGTCAAAGAATATCCCGGGGGCTCGGAAGGGATTTACCCTCTGGAAGTGAAAGTAAAAAATTACGGGAACAAAATTTTTTCTGGGAAGTTAGAACTTATCACCGATAACTTCTCTCGCCAACAAGAACTGACAATTGCCGATAATGGGATGGGCACAGTTTTATTTTTTTTACCAAAAGATATTCGGAAAGGAATAATTCGGATCAGTCCAGACAGCCTGCTTTCGGATAATGAGTATTACTTCTTTAAGGCATTACCCGCAAAGATAAAGGTTTTAATCGCGGGTGAAACTAAATACTTAAAAACTGCCCTGGCACCTTCGGTTCAGGTCCCCTTGCTTTTTCAGGTGGATAGTACCAGCAATCTGAAGAATTTTAATCCCCGCGAATATCAGGTTGTAATTTTGAATGGCATAGCAGAGATTAGTGAATTTGAACTTTTGAAACTCTGTAACTTTGCTTCACAACCCGGCACCGGGTTGGTCATATTTCTCGGTCCAATAATTGGGGCGCGTTTAAAAGAATTAATTTTGCCCGTTGGAGAATTGGAAAGTTGGCTAACCCTTGATGGCTATCTCAATATTGACTGGCTTGACGAAGGTTATCCCCCGTTTCTCCCCTTGACACATAATCAAGGAATAAAAGGAATAAAAATTTTCAGATTATGGGAGATGAAACCCCATGGTCGATGCCTCATGCGACTCAACAATCGACTTCCGTTTTTGGTGCACTGGAATAACATGATGGTCTTTGCCACGATGCCTGAGAAAGAAAATACGGATATCATGTACAACCCTAATTTCGTCCCTATCCTTTACACCAGTATTTACGGCCTCACTCACCGAGAGATTGATAAAGAATACCGCCTGAGTGAAATAACGGGAGAGGCGGATTTTAAAAATCCCATCGAGAGACCCGGGTTTTATAAAATTGGCACTGATACCTTCGGTATCAATCCGGATTTAGTCGAAAGCAATCCTGCGGTGATCACACCTCGTATGGCTTCCGAAATGGGGATAAAAGTTGTGAATCCAGATATTGTAGCAGGAACTGTGGATTTTACCAACCAATTTTTGTTTATAAGTTTGTGTGCCTTTATGGTGGAAGTAATTTTGCTTTTTTTATGATCAGTATACCACGATTTGGATCTGCTGTGGTTTTATATAGGTTGCATTAACAAACTCAGGCAAAATTATCTCGGGCGCGATGCGGTAGGCACCCGGGACCAAGTCGTTAACTTTTAGATGGACTTTGATTTCGTTGGTATTTAATTTTTGGAGTCGACCCCTCGCACCCGCAATGATAAGTGTATCAATGAGATTATGAGTCAATTTGACATGTTGTTTTGGATTTTTTATTACAGCTATCGGGATATTTGTGAAGGTATTTTTTACTACCGTATCAATTACTACCCTCACTTTGATATTCTCTGGAATGATTTTTACCAATTCGGATAGTGGTTTTATTCGCAGATTTTTTTCAAACGATATCGATTTATTGTTTACCTCTAAAGACTCGGTATAAAGTTCACCAATTCCTTCCAGAATTTTTTTGGGACCAATCAGCCTTAAAGTATCAAGGATTTCAATCTCAGCGAGTGCATAACCTTCTTTAGGGCTGCCTTTTATCAGAATCGTCGGTTTAACAATCTTCACCAATTTCTCATCCACCTCGACGATGATGAACCTCTGTTCGTAGTCTATCCCCAGATCCTTTATGGGTAATGTTAAATCGCGGGTAGAAAAAACATTCCGGCCTGGAACGACATCGCTGAGGTTACAAACCGCCTTCGGGGGGGTCGACCAGAGATTGATAAGGTTTTTTCCTTTTCCGGTAAATGTTACATTCAAGCGAGGAGGGGAACTGGTGATGATAAAGTTATCGGGCAGGTTGATGTAATCTATGGAAATGGTGCGGGTGTAATTATAATTCCCATCGATTGCGACAAAAAGCCAGAGGCCAAAGGCGAGCACCAAAGCCAAAATTTTCCTCATTAAATCGTGGGTAAAAAAATTGACTACTTGTTTCAGGACTTCCGACATAGATATACCATTATCCCTTTCTGGATATGGAGACGATTTTCTGCCTGGTCATAGACGATTGAATGCGGTCCATCAAGCACTTCATCGGTGATTTCTTCACCACGGTGGGCGGGCAGGCAATGCATGATTAGATAATCTTCTTTGCGAACCTTCTTTAGCAGGTCACTATTTATCTGATAAGGCCTGAAGACCTTTTTCCGTAATTCTGCCTCTGCCTCTTGCCCCATCGACGCCCAGACATCGGTATATATCACATCAGCATCTTTGATCGCCTCTTCTGGTTTATCGGTCCAGAACAAATTTCTCGCCCTTGCCATATAATCTTTATTAGGCTGATAATCCAGGGGTGTGGCTACATGGAGCCTGAAATTGAGGAGCGCCGAGGCTGCGATAAATGAATTACAAACATTGTTACCGTCGCCGACGAAGGCGATCGTCACCTTCTCTAACCCACCCCTTTTTTCAATTATCGTGAACAGATCACCCAGAATCTGGCAGGGGTGTTCAAGGTCGCATAAGCCATTGATGACCGGAATATCGGCATTCTCAGCCAGTTCTTTGACAGTATTATGACTGAATACCCGCGCCATGATGATATCAACCCAGCGCGAAAGATTTTTTGCAATATCCTTCACTGTTTCCCGTTTTCCCATCTGAATATCTCCTGGTGCCAGATAAATCGCATGTCCGCCGAGCTGAGTCATCCCGGTTTCAAAAGTCACCCGTGTGCGCAACGAAGGTTTCTCAAAGATCATCGCCAGGGTTTTGTCTTTCAATAACTTATGCTCCACACCATTTTTCTGTTTTGCCTTTAAATCTTTTGTGAGTTCAAATATTTGGTAAATTTCATCCCGGCTCAAATCGAATATAGAGATTAAGTCTTTTTTCATTTCTTCACTCCTTTGGGCTATTATACTAAAAATTTCCCAAAAATCAACAAAAACTTTCAGTTAACTTTGAGAAACAGAAAGAAGCCGTGCGGCAAATGCTCTTGACAGTTGGTTACAGGTGGATAAACTTTAAAACCAAAGGAGGTCTGATGAGATACCTTAAGATTATCACCGCAATGTATCTTCTCGCCTTTAACCTAAGTTACGGTGTTTCTTCTTTATTCTATGAACATAATAAATTCTTACTTTCTTCAGCTGGTACACTTGGGACAGGATTTTATGGTTATGCCAATCCTGCACTTTTAACCTATCAACATCAATTGGATTTGGCATTTATCTGGTCAGACCTAAGAAAGGAGCCAAGGGGTATCAATGACTGGATGTTTTTGACTGGGATGCCTCATTTCTCTTGTGCCATAGGCAATGAAAGATTTTCTGATGGTTCGATCCAGAAGTATTACCTTGCACTTTCGCTGGGTGATAAAAGACAGAGCATAGGCATCGGCTACCAATGGACCGGAGGGGACAAAAGGATTCAGAATACATCAGCGCTCTGGAAAATCGGTTATTTGCTCCGTCCTCGCCGTCATCTCTCCCTCGGTTTTGTAGGGTTAATTGGTGATCAGGAGACGCAGCAGGAAATCTATTTTGATTTAGGAATTAGGCCTCTGGGTAATGAGAAAGTAACTTTTTTTGTGGATTGTGCAGTACCGAGGGGTGTGGTGCTTAAGGATAGTCCTTGGAGCACGGGCATTGTGTTGGAGCCGCTTCCTGGTATTAGATTCACCACCCGTTACTTCAACGACCGTTCTCTTCAGGGAGGGATAAATATAAGTCTGGGTAGAGTTGGTTTGAGCACCCAAACCCATTATGATGATCGACATAGCCATCAGGGCAATACTTATGGAATAAGAATGGGCGCCTACGATCGTAACATTTTCCGTTATCTCACGCGCAAAAATAAAAATTATCTGGAACTGGAACTATTCGGACCACTACATTATCAACGATATCTTTTGTTTGATAAAAGCAATACCCTGCTCTCCCTTTTACAAACCTTGGAAATGGCAAAGCAGGATGAAACCATAAAGGGGATCGCCCTCAATCTATCTGGCATCCAGACCAGCCTGGAGATGGCATGGGAATTGAGAGAGAAACTTAGAGATTTTAAAGTGAAAAATAAAAAGATTATTGTCTACATCGATGAAGCCGGATTCCTTGAGTACTACCTCGCATCAGTGGCTGATTTCATTGTCATTGACCCCCAGGGCGGAATCAATCTCCAGGGACTCCTCATGGGTCGGATGTTCTTTAAAAATGCCTTGGACAAAATTGGCATTGGTGTCGACGAATGGCGTTATTTCAAATATAAGTCTGCGGCTGAGGTCCTATCCCGGGATAAGATGTCAGAGGCTGATCGGGAACAACGCCAGGCAATAATTGACGATTATTACTACACCATCAAGACCGACATCTGCTCGGCACGGGGATTTAGCCCTGAAAGATTTGACCAACTGGTGAATGAAGAGTGTATCTTTTTGCCCACCGAGGCAGTGGAAAATAATCTTGCTGATACTGTGGGTCGCTGGGATGAGATGAAGGAGATCGTGAAAAATTGCGAAGGGGCTAATAAGCGTCTGGTTCCGAAGTCAGCTTTGTCGCTACCCGAATTACCTCCGGATAACTATTGGGGCGAAAGACCGAAGATCGCCATAATATATGGCTTGGGTGAATGTGCGATGGATACAGGGATAAAAGCCCGGAAATTGGTAAAAGATTTTGAATGGGTCACGGGACGCAGGGACATAAAAGCTGTGGTCTTCCGGGTTGACTCTCCCGGCGGAAGTCCATTGGCATCAGATATCATTGCTGAAGCAATAAAAAAATGTCAGAAGAAAAAACCGGTGGTAGTATCACAGGGTTCGGTTGCGGGTTCTGGGGGTTACTGGTTATCTATGTATGGTGATAAAATCATTGCGGCTCCTTTTACCATGACCGGTTCAATCGGGGTTATCGGTCTTTGGCTTTATAACAAGGAACTAAAAGAACGGCTGGGATTCTCCACGGATTTTGTCAGAGTTGGTGAACATGCGGATTTGGGGTTTGGATTCCAGTACCCTTTTCTGGGGCAACTGCCGGATCGAAATCTCACTGTTGCCGAAAAACAACGGATCGAGTATCATATCAAGTCTCTATACAAAGATTTTGTGACCAGGGTTGCCCAGGGACGTAACAAAAGTTACGAGGAGATAGAGACGATTGCCCAGGGAAGGGTTTGGTCCGGATTACGGGGTAAAGAAATCGGACTGGTTGATACTCTGGGTGGGTTGGAGACGGCAATCAAGATTGCGAAAAATCTTGCGGGCATAGAAAAAGAAGAAATTACCATTGTCGAATTGCCCCGGCCCGAACTCTTTCCACCCAATCTATTCACACCCCGAATCATTCAGACTAAAGAGGAGAATAGCGCATTCATCCGTCAGTTAAATTTTCTGATGAAGAATAATGGTCGGGCACTCTTGATAATGCCAGTAGAATATTTGTTCTCCATTCCTGGAGATTATTTAAAATAATGAAGTGGAAATTTCAAGAGTCCGAATCGGGCTAAAAGGAGCACCAAGGCGGTGTAAAATAAAGCCACCAGAAGATTTTTGAAAATATCTTCTCTTCTGGTAAGGCGCTGCTGGTTTCCCAATAGACTATAATGGATAAGAATTAGACCCAAGAGATTGGTCATCCAGTATCCTAAAATCAAAATCGGAAGAAAGAGTTTCTCAGAAATCAGCCCAAAAGGGAAGGCAATGATATAAGCCAGGGGTAAATTGATT is from candidate division WOR-3 bacterium and encodes:
- the sppA gene encoding signal peptide peptidase SppA produces the protein MRYLKIITAMYLLAFNLSYGVSSLFYEHNKFLLSSAGTLGTGFYGYANPALLTYQHQLDLAFIWSDLRKEPRGINDWMFLTGMPHFSCAIGNERFSDGSIQKYYLALSLGDKRQSIGIGYQWTGGDKRIQNTSALWKIGYLLRPRRHLSLGFVGLIGDQETQQEIYFDLGIRPLGNEKVTFFVDCAVPRGVVLKDSPWSTGIVLEPLPGIRFTTRYFNDRSLQGGINISLGRVGLSTQTHYDDRHSHQGNTYGIRMGAYDRNIFRYLTRKNKNYLELELFGPLHYQRYLLFDKSNTLLSLLQTLEMAKQDETIKGIALNLSGIQTSLEMAWELREKLRDFKVKNKKIIVYIDEAGFLEYYLASVADFIVIDPQGGINLQGLLMGRMFFKNALDKIGIGVDEWRYFKYKSAAEVLSRDKMSEADREQRQAIIDDYYYTIKTDICSARGFSPERFDQLVNEECIFLPTEAVENNLADTVGRWDEMKEIVKNCEGANKRLVPKSALSLPELPPDNYWGERPKIAIIYGLGECAMDTGIKARKLVKDFEWVTGRRDIKAVVFRVDSPGGSPLASDIIAEAIKKCQKKKPVVVSQGSVAGSGGYWLSMYGDKIIAAPFTMTGSIGVIGLWLYNKELKERLGFSTDFVRVGEHADLGFGFQYPFLGQLPDRNLTVAEKQRIEYHIKSLYKDFVTRVAQGRNKSYEEIETIAQGRVWSGLRGKEIGLVDTLGGLETAIKIAKNLAGIEKEEITIVELPRPELFPPNLFTPRIIQTKEENSAFIRQLNFLMKNNGRALLIMPVEYLFSIPGDYLK